The Orcinus orca chromosome 1, mOrcOrc1.1, whole genome shotgun sequence DNA window ACTGGGAAGCACTGTCTGGCTTTGGAATGTCCTGAAACTAAAGTGGAAACAATCGCCCCATTGTCTGCCCCTGTGCTCAATTtgaattttttccccagaaacaaAATTTGTCTTTTGCATTGATAATACAcaatttaaaagcattttcaaagCATGAGAATTTAgtgttttatgttatttaataAGTTAAGACTCATGGTTGACATCAAGAAGACGACTTGGTGTGGTAGAGAAATGGACAGTCCTGGGCCTGATTTGTGTCCTGTATGCTGTACATGCAGCCAGACAGGTCTGGAAGAGTCGTCAACAAAATATATCCTAGGAAGTCTGGTTGACAgtgcttacttttctttttctttctttctttctttcttttttttgggggtacTATTCTGtactaagtcttttttttttttgcagtgaggatcatttttacagaaaaaaagttttaaaattattttttaaaaatcttgcggCTGTTGAATCCATTAGTAGCGAATGGGGCACAACACGTGTTCGGGTTGGCTAGCGCGGTTGGTTTTTTCGTTTCTGTTTTAAGTTCCCATGAATTGGCCGCTTCCAGTCCTCCGCAGACCCCTCTCCTCTTCTGGACTTGACTTTTCAGGCCCGAGAACTGGTGGTCAAACCCCGGCGGTGCCCGCCCCCTCCTCGCTGTGGCCACGCCTCCTTCTCCCGGGCccgcccctctctcctccctccgccCTCCCCTTTTCCATCTGTCGCAAAAGAGTAGGTGGCGCTTGACGGCCCGCGTCGTTTGACGGCCGGAGGCAACcgagaaggaggagggagcagcTGTGGCGGCTGCCGCGGCGCCTGTGAcgggggctggggtgggcgcCGCGGTCCGGGCCCGGGAGTGAGGCGCGGGCGGCCGGGCCGGTGGGCTGGGCGGCGGGCCCGGCGGCCGCCCCCGCGCCGCGCCCGCGCCTGGCGGCCCGATGTGGCTGCAGCAGCGGCTTAAGGGGCTGCCGGGACTGCTGTCGAGCAGCTGGGCCCGCCGCCTACTCTGCCTGCTCGGCCTCCTGGTGCTGCTTCTGTGGTTCGCGGGCTCCGGGgcgcggcgggcggcgggcggtcTGCAGCTGTTGCCCTGGCCCCGCGGCGAGCCGGGCGCCGCCGAGCCCTCTGCCTGTCTGGAGGCAGCCACCCGCGCGTGGCGCGGCCTGCGGGAGCGGGGCGAGGCTGTACCACTGGGCCCCGGAGTGCCGGCCCTGGTGGCCAACGGCTTCCTGGCCCTGGACGTGGTCGCCAACCGGCTGTGGGTGACCCCTGGGGAGCGGGAGCCCGCCGTGGCGCCGGACTTCGTGCCCTTCGTGCAGCTGCGCCCGCTGAGCGCGCTCTCTGAAGCTGGAGAGTCAGTGTTGCTGCTGCGGGAAGGGCTGCTGCGGCGGGTGCGCTGCCTGCAGCTCGGGACTCCGGGTCCCGGCCCTGCGGCCGCCGGCCCGGGCCCCGCCTCGGCCTCCGGCCTCGTCACGGGATCCGGCCGAGACTGCGTGCTGCTGCAAGAGGACTTTCTTGCGCACCGGGGCCGACCCCACGTCTATTTGCAGCGCATCCAGCTCAACAACCCCACGGAACGCGTGGCCGCGCTGCAGACTGTCGGGCCCACTGCTGGCCCGGTCCCCAAGGCCTTCACCAGCACTCTGGAGAAGGTCGGAGACCATCAGTTCCTCCTCTACTCGGGCCGGTCCCCGCCTTTTCCCACGGGGCTGGTGCACCTGCTGGTGGTGGCCGCCAAGAAGTTAGTGAACCGTCTCCAAGTGGCTCCCAAGACGCAACTGGACGAGACTGTGCTGTGGGTGGTGCACGTCTCCGGCCCTCTTAACCCCCAGGTGCTCAAAAGCAAAGCAGGCAAGGAGCTCAAGGTGCTCCAGGACTTGGCACGGAAGGAAATGCTGGAGCTCTTGGAGATGCCGGCGGCGGAGCTGCTTCAGGACCACCAGCGCCTCTGGGCCCAGCTCTTCAGCCCAGGTGAGGCCTGGCGAGTGCTTGGTCCACCGTCCACACCTTGCACCAGGGTGAGCACGGTCCATCCTGGAGATGCCCCTGCAGAGTCTGCAGAGGTGACACTGAAGGGCGGGGTCCCGGGGTAGTTCAAACTTGGGCTTGGCGTTTGATTTGGGGCTGACTCTTGCTCcaccacttagtagctgtgtgaccttgaacccTACTCTCTCTGGGCTTGTGTTCAA harbors:
- the KIAA2013 gene encoding uncharacterized protein KIAA2013 homolog codes for the protein MWLQQRLKGLPGLLSSSWARRLLCLLGLLVLLLWFAGSGARRAAGGLQLLPWPRGEPGAAEPSACLEAATRAWRGLRERGEAVPLGPGVPALVANGFLALDVVANRLWVTPGEREPAVAPDFVPFVQLRPLSALSEAGESVLLLREGLLRRVRCLQLGTPGPGPAAAGPGPASASGLVTGSGRDCVLLQEDFLAHRGRPHVYLQRIQLNNPTERVAALQTVGPTAGPVPKAFTSTLEKVGDHQFLLYSGRSPPFPTGLVHLLVVAAKKLVNRLQVAPKTQLDETVLWVVHVSGPLNPQVLKSKAGKELKVLQDLARKEMLELLEMPAAELLQDHQRLWAQLFSPGVEMKKITDAHTPSGLTVNLTLYYMLSCSPAPLLSPDLSHRERDQMESTLNYEDHCFSGHATMHAGNLWPGRLSSIQQILQLWDLWRLTLQKRGCKGLVRAGAPGILQGMVLSFGGLQFTENHLQFQADPDVLHNSYALHGIRYKNDHINLAVLADPEGKPYLHVSVESRGQLVKIYACEAGCLDEPVELTSAPQGHTFSVMVTQPITPLLYISTDLTHLQDLRHTLHLKAILAHDEHMAQQDPGLPFLFWFSVASLITLFHLFLFKLIYNEYCGPGAKPLFRSKEDPSV